The following are from one region of the Chloroflexota bacterium genome:
- a CDS encoding class I SAM-dependent methyltransferase: MSQANDLPPDPKRAVASGYDRIAERYLRWTRERPAAVRRRYLELLMSRVPAGGRVLDLGCGAGDPMTRTLAQRYDVVGVDISARQLALARRRVPTAHLVRGDIAWPCFSASAFDAVTAFYAIIHVPRSEHPELLADIFRILRPGGIFLGTMGAHDLQDLYEPDWLGAPTFFSHFDGETNRRLVEAAGFRIEVAQVEGEMEDGDYVEFLWIMAQKPAEP, encoded by the coding sequence ATGTCCCAGGCCAACGACCTGCCCCCCGATCCCAAGCGAGCCGTGGCCTCCGGCTACGACCGCATCGCGGAGCGCTACCTGCGCTGGACCCGGGAGCGCCCCGCCGCGGTCCGGCGGCGATACCTGGAGCTGCTGATGAGCCGGGTGCCCGCCGGGGGCCGCGTGCTGGACCTGGGCTGCGGCGCCGGCGATCCCATGACCCGGACGCTGGCGCAACGGTACGACGTCGTGGGTGTGGACATCTCCGCCCGGCAGCTCGCGCTGGCCCGTCGACGGGTTCCGACCGCCCATCTGGTGCGCGGGGACATCGCCTGGCCCTGTTTCTCCGCCTCCGCCTTCGACGCCGTCACCGCCTTCTATGCGATCATCCACGTGCCTCGCTCGGAACACCCAGAGCTGCTGGCGGACATCTTCCGCATCCTGCGTCCCGGGGGGATCTTCCTGGGCACCATGGGGGCACACGATCTGCAGGACCTCTACGAGCCGGACTGGCTCGGGGCGCCCACCTTCTTCAGCCACTTCGACGGCGAGACCAACCGACGCCTGGTGGAGGCGGCCGGGTTCCGGATCGAGGTCGCCCAGGTGGAAGGGGAGATGGAGGACGGAGATTATGTCGAATTCTTGTGGATCATGGCCCAAAAGCCGGCGGAGCCCTAG
- the OpgC gene encoding succinyl transferase OpgC, whose protein sequence is MKALATHPMLRPYRALAARLSARTAHWRYDARGSRRDLRLDFLRGLCLAVMVIDHLWPSALHLVTKEFIGTVTGAEGFVFISGLVAGIVYTRRLRERGWGMVILRLWRRAGQLYLAHQGFLLLFLVYLTVAGFWSPREMGSLGTAIWDLVTLRYQPALFDVLPMYIAFLLVTPAVLWLLASGRVVWVVAASVAVYLYQLLHPYALSLPILLGERGSDPVFPFASWQLLFFLGLTAGHHRDQIGRWWARTPRWPFYGLLLGAFAVFFVYRQLLNVGYLYLDRPTYRFWFDKSLLGPGRVANFLVVFLVAFLTLDRLWEPLARTVGHVLIPLGQHSLYVYLMHIILTYVALNIPRAWVPPIGRSVLEIGAVLLLWVMVRRRFLFRLVPR, encoded by the coding sequence ATGAAAGCCCTCGCCACGCATCCGATGCTCCGCCCGTATCGCGCACTGGCCGCCCGGCTGAGCGCCAGGACCGCCCACTGGCGCTACGACGCCCGGGGCAGCCGGCGGGACCTGCGCCTGGATTTCCTGCGCGGCCTCTGCCTGGCCGTGATGGTCATCGATCATCTATGGCCCTCCGCACTGCACCTGGTCACCAAGGAGTTCATCGGCACGGTGACCGGGGCGGAGGGGTTCGTCTTCATCTCCGGCCTGGTGGCGGGGATCGTTTACACCCGCCGACTGCGGGAGCGGGGATGGGGGATGGTCATCCTCCGGCTGTGGCGACGCGCCGGGCAACTCTACCTGGCCCACCAGGGGTTCCTGTTGCTCTTCCTGGTCTACCTGACCGTGGCGGGGTTCTGGTCCCCGCGGGAGATGGGATCTCTGGGAACGGCCATCTGGGACCTCGTCACCCTGCGCTACCAGCCGGCCCTGTTCGACGTGCTCCCCATGTACATCGCGTTCCTGCTGGTCACGCCGGCCGTCCTGTGGCTGCTGGCCTCCGGCCGCGTCGTGTGGGTGGTGGCGGCCTCCGTCGCCGTTTACCTGTACCAGCTCCTGCACCCTTACGCGCTCTCCCTCCCCATCCTCCTGGGCGAGCGCGGCTCCGATCCCGTCTTCCCGTTCGCATCCTGGCAGCTCCTGTTCTTCCTGGGGCTGACCGCCGGCCATCACCGGGATCAGATCGGTCGGTGGTGGGCGAGGACGCCGCGCTGGCCGTTTTACGGACTCCTGCTCGGCGCCTTCGCCGTCTTCTTCGTCTACCGACAATTGCTCAACGTGGGCTACCTGTACCTGGACCGCCCTACCTATCGCTTCTGGTTCGACAAAAGCCTGCTGGGGCCTGGGCGGGTCGCCAACTTCCTGGTGGTCTTCCTGGTGGCGTTCCTGACGCTGGATCGCCTGTGGGAGCCGCTGGCCCGAACGGTGGGCCACGTGCTGATCCCGCTGGGCCAGCATTCACTCTACGTGTATCTTATGCACATCATCCTGACCTATGTGGCGCTGAACATCCCCCGGGCATGGGTGCCCCCGATCGGGCGGAGCGTGCTGGAGATCGGGGCCGTGCTCCTGCTGTGGGTCATGGTGCGTCGGCGTTTCCTTTTCAGGCTGGTGCCTCGGTGA
- the aroC gene encoding chorismate synthase — MRFLTAGESHGPYLTAILEGMPAGLPLSPDDINRDMARRQKGYGSGGRMKIEKDAVEIAAGVMNGRTTGGPISFRIVNRDYAQWRDRDVKPMTVPRPGHADLTGAIKYGYRELRLALERASARETAARVAVGAACRRLLAEFGIVVGSYTLEIGGVDARPPEDMPYPERFAAAEGNDVRVVHPDRVEAVRERIRQAMEDRDTLGGVIEVVALHVPPGLGSHVQWDRRLDARLAWALMSVPAMKGVEIGPAFENARRPGTQVHDEIFLEDGRLVRRTNRAGGFEGGITTGEPIVARVAMKPIATTLNPLRSVDLATGKPATTSYERSDFCAVPRAGVVLEAMACFVLADALLEKLGGDGLEEMQPRFQALRQARLEDLPMDGEPWRFGYTTLE, encoded by the coding sequence CTGCGCTTTTTGACGGCCGGGGAGTCCCATGGGCCATACCTGACGGCGATCCTGGAGGGGATGCCGGCGGGGCTCCCGCTCTCGCCGGATGACATCAACCGTGACATGGCGCGCCGCCAGAAGGGGTACGGCTCCGGCGGCCGCATGAAGATCGAAAAGGACGCGGTGGAGATCGCCGCGGGGGTGATGAACGGGCGCACCACCGGCGGGCCTATCTCCTTCCGCATCGTCAACCGGGACTACGCCCAGTGGCGGGACCGGGACGTCAAGCCCATGACCGTGCCCCGGCCGGGGCACGCCGACCTGACCGGGGCCATCAAGTACGGATACCGGGAGCTGCGGCTGGCGCTGGAGCGGGCCAGCGCCCGGGAGACGGCCGCCCGCGTCGCCGTGGGCGCGGCCTGTCGTCGGCTGCTGGCCGAGTTCGGCATCGTCGTGGGTTCCTATACCCTCGAGATCGGCGGGGTGGACGCCAGGCCGCCGGAGGACATGCCGTATCCGGAGCGGTTCGCCGCCGCCGAGGGGAACGACGTGCGGGTGGTCCACCCGGACCGGGTGGAGGCCGTGCGCGAGCGCATCCGCCAGGCGATGGAGGACAGGGACACGCTGGGTGGCGTGATCGAGGTGGTGGCGCTGCACGTGCCGCCGGGGCTGGGCTCTCACGTCCAGTGGGATCGGCGGCTGGACGCCCGGCTGGCCTGGGCGCTGATGTCCGTGCCCGCCATGAAGGGCGTGGAGATCGGCCCCGCGTTCGAGAACGCCCGGCGGCCGGGCACCCAGGTGCACGATGAGATCTTCCTGGAGGACGGCCGGCTGGTGCGGCGGACCAACCGCGCCGGCGGCTTCGAGGGGGGGATCACCACGGGCGAGCCCATCGTCGCCCGCGTGGCCATGAAGCCCATCGCCACCACGCTGAACCCGTTGCGATCGGTGGATCTGGCCACAGGGAAGCCGGCCACGACGAGCTACGAGCGGTCAGATTTCTGCGCCGTGCCGAGGGCCGGCGTGGTATTGGAGGCCATGGCCTGCTTCGTCCTGGCCGACGCGCTGCTCGAAAAGCTGGGAGGAGATGGCCTCGAGGAGATGCAGCCCCGCTTCCAAGCGTTGCGTCAGGCCCGGCTGGAGGACCTTCCCATGGACGGCGAGCCGTGGCGATTTGGGTATACGACCCTGGAGTAG